Proteins encoded together in one Azospirillum brasilense window:
- a CDS encoding OsmC family protein, which produces MPKPPSRTDGEKRHPDAVRTLRCRTVAEDRFQQRNHIRDLPDGPPVGGGGTPTPSEALLAALGSCLSAGIHADAVARHIPVHRLELVVEAEIDSTAGWTLGNAEPGPIGFEAIRVTVHLDADAPRDVLAALVRHATLWSPVANTLHNPVHLDIALADGALADDAPDTRPA; this is translated from the coding sequence ATGCCCAAGCCCCCCTCCCGGACCGACGGGGAAAAGAGACATCCGGACGCCGTTCGGACGCTGCGGTGCCGGACCGTCGCCGAGGATCGCTTCCAGCAACGGAACCACATCCGCGATCTTCCGGATGGCCCGCCGGTCGGGGGCGGCGGCACCCCGACCCCGTCGGAGGCGCTGTTGGCCGCCCTCGGCTCCTGTCTGTCCGCCGGCATTCACGCCGACGCCGTCGCGCGCCACATCCCGGTGCACCGGCTGGAGCTGGTGGTCGAGGCGGAGATCGACAGCACGGCCGGATGGACCCTTGGCAACGCCGAACCGGGGCCGATCGGCTTCGAGGCGATCCGCGTGACCGTCCACCTGGACGCCGATGCCCCGCGCGACGTGCTGGCCGCTCTGGTCAGGCACGCGACGCTGTGGTCGCCGGTCGCCAACACCCTGCACAACCCCGTGCATCTGGACATCGCCCTGGCCGACGGCGCCCTGGCCGACGACGCCCCCGACACGCGTCCGGCCTGA
- a CDS encoding LysR family transcriptional regulator, which translates to MLDWDDLRFFLALARTGSLSAAARDLRVAQSTVGRRLASLEASLGVRLLNRTPDGYLPTLAGEEVRVQAERLEAEALTLERNVGGRDTRLAGLVRVTCAETVATQILAPCVAALHADHPEMMVELISSPRELSLAMREADIAVRLTRSELHDLIVRKIGSLDFGLYAGPAYLDRQGEPDYQAGCPGHHLITQTDDIQEAAQTSWLADLAPRARVALLTNSHEAAVLAAAQGGGLACLARFRADRENGLRRLTPPSPPPGVAIWLVVHRDNRHTPRIRTVLTHIGGHVRNLAQALSPEGVDRSSNGKANR; encoded by the coding sequence ATGCTCGATTGGGACGACCTGAGATTCTTTCTGGCCCTGGCGCGCACCGGCAGCCTTTCGGCGGCGGCACGGGACCTGCGGGTCGCCCAATCGACGGTCGGCCGCCGGCTGGCCTCGCTGGAGGCGAGCCTCGGCGTCCGTCTGCTGAACCGCACGCCGGACGGGTATCTGCCGACGCTGGCCGGCGAGGAGGTCCGTGTCCAGGCGGAGCGGCTCGAAGCGGAGGCGCTCACCCTGGAACGCAACGTCGGGGGACGCGACACCCGTCTGGCCGGTCTGGTCCGCGTCACCTGCGCCGAAACCGTCGCCACCCAGATCCTGGCGCCCTGCGTCGCGGCGCTGCACGCGGACCATCCGGAGATGATGGTCGAGCTGATCTCCAGCCCCCGCGAACTCAGCCTCGCCATGCGCGAAGCGGACATCGCCGTCCGCCTGACCCGCTCGGAACTGCACGACCTGATCGTCCGGAAGATCGGCAGCCTGGACTTCGGCCTCTACGCGGGGCCGGCCTACCTGGATCGCCAGGGTGAGCCGGACTATCAGGCCGGTTGTCCGGGGCATCACCTGATCACCCAGACCGACGACATCCAGGAGGCGGCGCAGACCAGCTGGCTGGCCGATCTCGCCCCCCGCGCCCGTGTCGCGCTGCTGACCAACAGCCACGAGGCCGCAGTGCTGGCTGCCGCGCAGGGCGGTGGGCTGGCCTGTCTGGCGCGGTTCCGCGCCGATCGGGAAAACGGCCTGAGGCGCCTGACGCCGCCATCGCCGCCTCCAGGCGTCGCGATCTGGCTCGTCGTGCACCGCGACAACCGCCATACGCCCCGGATCAGAACCGTCCTGACCCACATCGGCGGCCACGTTCGAAATCTTGCCCAGGCACTGTCTCCCGAAGGGGTGGATCGGTCGTCAAATGGGAAGGCGAACCGGTAG
- a CDS encoding DUF2382 domain-containing protein yields the protein MSSAPTPPRDPVVPLHAEDVVVTRRDTVGDTVRVAVTTRENERLVDEELTHERVAIERVAVGRVVDRVPPIRKDGDLTIIPVVEEEAVIVIERRLVLREEIHMRRVRVTERHRETVTLRRQDADISRIPPDRRDDSG from the coding sequence ATGTCGTCCGCTCCAACCCCGCCCCGCGACCCGGTGGTGCCTCTGCACGCCGAGGACGTGGTGGTCACACGCCGCGACACCGTTGGCGATACGGTTCGGGTTGCCGTCACCACCCGCGAAAACGAGCGGCTGGTGGACGAGGAGCTGACCCATGAGCGGGTCGCCATTGAGCGCGTGGCCGTAGGCCGCGTGGTCGATCGCGTGCCTCCCATCCGCAAGGACGGTGACCTCACGATCATTCCGGTTGTGGAGGAGGAGGCCGTCATCGTCATCGAACGCCGGCTCGTCCTCCGCGAGGAAATCCACATGCGGCGGGTCCGCGTCACCGAGCGTCACCGGGAAACGGTGACTCTGCGCCGCCAGGACGCCGACATCAGCCGCATTCCGCCGGATCGGCGCGACGACTCCGGCTGA
- a CDS encoding YsnF/AvaK domain-containing protein, whose amino-acid sequence MKAPINEQNTLPVVEEQVSIRKRERVTETLQAHTVTHEHEQPVEADLSVQTIRIERVPCDRFVDHPIADRQEGDTTIISVVEEVATVTLRLKLVEEVRITRDTATRRFDDTVTVRRQDIIIERMHPPPDTEV is encoded by the coding sequence GTGAAGGCGCCCATCAACGAACAGAACACGCTTCCGGTGGTCGAGGAGCAGGTGAGCATCCGCAAGCGTGAGCGGGTCACGGAAACGCTCCAGGCCCACACCGTCACCCACGAGCATGAGCAGCCGGTCGAAGCCGACCTGTCGGTGCAGACCATCCGGATCGAGCGGGTGCCGTGCGACCGGTTCGTCGATCACCCGATCGCCGACCGCCAGGAGGGCGACACGACCATCATCTCGGTCGTCGAGGAGGTCGCGACCGTGACCTTGCGGCTGAAGCTGGTGGAGGAGGTGCGCATCACCCGCGACACCGCCACCCGCCGGTTCGACGACACGGTCACGGTTCGCCGCCAAGACATCATCATCGAACGGATGCACCCCCCGCCCGACACCGAGGTCTGA
- a CDS encoding YsnF/AvaK domain-containing protein yields the protein MTDETIVAIFDTDAQADAAVRDLKAANVPADAISRHARKAPGTAAAIPAQETGFWASLFGGDPDHDNAVYDRSLDSGSTVVTVRTPAQHATMVSEILERHGPADIDERASAYGLSGTTTSTATSPVTAAPVTPTREGAAGMAAVNEGSNAVGSGSGSIQLSEEQLQVGKRAVNRGTTRVRRFVVETPVEEQVSLRDETVTVERRAVTGDHPVGEADFTEKTIEMTETDEEAVVGKTARVTEEVVLRKDATERVETVRDTVRREDVEIEKISTAPPVAKT from the coding sequence ATGACGGACGAAACCATCGTCGCCATTTTCGACACGGACGCCCAGGCTGATGCCGCCGTGCGTGACCTCAAGGCGGCCAACGTTCCGGCGGATGCGATCAGCCGGCACGCCCGCAAGGCACCGGGAACCGCCGCGGCGATTCCCGCCCAGGAGACGGGCTTCTGGGCCAGCCTGTTCGGCGGCGACCCGGATCATGACAACGCCGTCTATGACCGCAGCCTGGACAGCGGTTCGACCGTCGTGACCGTCAGGACTCCGGCGCAGCACGCCACGATGGTGAGCGAAATCCTGGAGAGGCACGGCCCGGCCGACATCGACGAGCGGGCGTCCGCCTACGGACTGTCGGGAACGACGACGAGCACCGCAACGTCACCGGTCACGGCCGCACCGGTGACCCCCACACGGGAAGGCGCCGCCGGAATGGCCGCGGTCAATGAGGGCAGCAACGCGGTCGGCAGTGGGAGCGGCAGCATCCAACTGTCCGAGGAGCAGTTGCAGGTCGGCAAGCGCGCGGTGAACCGCGGCACGACCCGCGTCCGCCGCTTCGTGGTCGAAACGCCGGTCGAGGAGCAGGTCAGCCTGCGCGACGAGACGGTGACGGTCGAGCGCCGCGCGGTGACCGGCGACCATCCGGTCGGGGAGGCGGACTTCACCGAGAAGACGATCGAGATGACCGAGACGGACGAGGAGGCCGTTGTCGGCAAGACCGCCCGGGTCACCGAAGAGGTGGTGCTGCGCAAGGACGCGACGGAGCGCGTCGAGACGGTGAGGGACACCGTGCGCCGCGAGGATGTCGAAATCGAGAAAATTTCGACCGCTCCGCCCGTCGCCAAAACTTGA
- a CDS encoding YsnF/AvaK domain-containing protein: MSTIVVGLYKEPRAAQKAFQALIAAGCREKDIDTFDGAGNADKATQELLGHGFTKDIAQRYAAAIKQGHTLVAADIADQDADAAEAILDENGAIDLPDASSHQSKKTAKADSGKTDKGTVGSGTDMEEETVPVVEEQVEIGKRRVSKGGVQVTTEVTETPVRETVRLREEKVDVERHKADRALGAREADAAFEEKTVEMTATSETPEVTKEARVVEEVVLSKKATEHDKTVEASARRTDVKVKPTGDRPATKR, encoded by the coding sequence ATGAGCACCATCGTCGTAGGACTGTACAAGGAGCCGCGCGCCGCCCAGAAGGCCTTCCAGGCCCTCATTGCGGCCGGTTGCCGGGAGAAGGACATCGACACCTTCGACGGAGCCGGCAACGCCGACAAGGCGACACAGGAGTTGCTGGGCCACGGCTTCACCAAGGACATCGCGCAGCGGTACGCCGCCGCGATCAAGCAGGGCCACACCCTGGTGGCGGCCGACATCGCCGATCAGGACGCGGATGCCGCGGAGGCCATTCTTGACGAGAACGGCGCCATCGACCTGCCCGACGCCTCCTCGCATCAGTCGAAAAAAACGGCGAAGGCGGACAGCGGAAAGACGGATAAAGGAACGGTGGGCAGCGGCACGGACATGGAGGAGGAGACCGTTCCCGTGGTCGAAGAGCAGGTGGAGATCGGCAAGCGCCGTGTCAGCAAAGGCGGGGTGCAGGTCACGACGGAGGTGACCGAGACGCCGGTTCGGGAGACCGTCCGGCTGCGCGAGGAAAAGGTGGATGTCGAACGTCACAAGGCCGACCGGGCTCTCGGCGCCCGTGAGGCGGACGCCGCCTTCGAGGAGAAGACCGTCGAGATGACGGCCACCTCCGAGACGCCGGAGGTGACCAAGGAGGCGCGCGTGGTCGAGGAAGTCGTGCTGTCCAAGAAGGCGACCGAGCACGACAAGACCGTGGAAGCCTCGGCGCGGCGCACCGATGTGAAGGTCAAGCCCACCGGCGACCGCCCCGCCACCAAGCGCTGA
- a CDS encoding chemotaxis protein CheB — translation MMTAPNDLTGQDDAQTGPGITTPVKRSGGPVAVVGIGASAGGLKAITALLQAVPEASGLALVVLQHRTPNNERLMVDLLEKATPLPVRTAEDGMPVEADHIYVAPAGRMLSMTRGRFALGTAANEAAALPIDVFFRSLAAEWAQGAICVVLSGSGADGTTGLKAIKECGGLVVVQDPATAAFEGMPSSAIATGLADYVLPPERMAEALLRYVRQPYVRDGGGDDDDSRSEIPQSDGEDFDHILELMRARSRHDYRAYKTRTLVRRIERRMGIHQIDSMRHYREFLGTHPGEVEQLSRDILISVTRFFRDPEAFDVLNEVILGPLVRSRSSDRPIRVWVPGCATGEEVYSIAMLLMEACAAANRSCDVKVFGTDIDVHALDVARTGVYPETIAVDVSAERLARFFTRVDAGYKVNRTLRETVTFAVQNMISDPPFSNLDLISCRNVLIYIDPKVQRSILDLFHFGLDGGGGLFLGSAETIGHRTDLFAPLSKKWRLYRKLGNGRRYSPALPRTVGVPVGTIPVPPVTARVSPAEITRHALLLAYAPAAVLIDQQHRILYLYGPTSDFLDLPTGEMPQDLMAMMRGDLRLKVRGAVKRALESGQRVTVSRVRQTRGGVLSLLTVTVAPVRPPQAREDLLLVTFVRDAVMEPASPAGGGGADDLQASVEASVVEQLEHELRVTREDLSATILELEASNEALRVANEEILSINEELQSSNEEMETSKEELQSLNEELGTLNSQLHEKVDELESATNDLTNLLTSTDIATLFLSPDLRIKRFTAPATRLFSLIPTDIGRPITDVSRHFNDPELMDDVRKVLDTLSPLEREVRTESGNTLLRRVHPYRTQDNRIEGTVITFSDVTALKRTAAILAGRVRQQKLVADLGRKALGDEAIGALLQAASSLIAETFGADSVGIFVTSGGGGTLRMLEGCGWDQSGTAPRGEVPGDPSSHLGQILRSGQPFVVGDFATDRRVSGGPPAPGIASGVGVAFGGDGTTAPAVLALYSRQPNRFDEDDVEFVQAVATILGLAMERAAIQDTVRTARDFAESIVDTVREALLVLDAGLTVAAASQAYYRMFATTPEATLGHPMGALADGLFRDAALERRLKAMIADGSTIEALEITAGHDTEGPRALEINARPLSRSERPLILLGIEDVTGRNRARQALDAAKAVAEQASAGKTRFLAAASHDLRQPVQAAVLFHHLLSGQDLPPASARLLTSLGNTLTALHLMLEEILHVSRLDAGVVDVQAKPFRLRTLIGRLVEEFGPLADAAGLTLRSVDTGVTVRSDPKLLGRILQNLLANAVKYTDRGRILIGCRRAGGAVRVQVWDTGRGIPEGQLKAIFEEFHQVGNLGRDRRQGLGLGLSIVDRLALLLHHPIGVRSDPGRGSVFEIVVPLADDAEAMEEAATEPPLDGAGRRVLVIDDDPVVLDSIRQYLERYEFDVFGAVDRAAALVLFTRQRPPDLVIADYRLAGAETGADAIRHLRDAFGLAVPGIILTGDTSPERIREASRSGFSLLHKPIAPPDLAAAVRNALADDAADGDATP, via the coding sequence ATGATGACCGCTCCCAACGACCTCACCGGGCAGGACGACGCGCAAACCGGTCCTGGGATAACCACGCCGGTCAAGCGTTCGGGCGGACCGGTCGCCGTCGTCGGGATCGGCGCGTCGGCGGGCGGGTTGAAAGCCATCACCGCCCTGCTGCAGGCCGTCCCGGAGGCGAGCGGGCTTGCCCTTGTCGTCCTTCAGCACCGCACGCCGAACAACGAACGGCTGATGGTCGATCTGCTGGAGAAGGCCACGCCGTTGCCGGTCCGCACGGCCGAAGACGGAATGCCGGTCGAGGCGGACCACATCTACGTCGCCCCGGCGGGCCGCATGCTGTCCATGACACGGGGACGCTTCGCCCTCGGCACGGCGGCGAACGAAGCGGCCGCGCTGCCGATCGACGTCTTCTTCCGGTCCCTGGCCGCCGAATGGGCGCAGGGCGCCATCTGCGTCGTGCTGTCCGGGTCGGGGGCTGACGGCACGACCGGGTTGAAGGCGATCAAGGAGTGCGGCGGTCTGGTCGTCGTCCAGGACCCCGCGACGGCGGCGTTCGAGGGCATGCCGAGCAGCGCGATCGCGACCGGTCTGGCCGATTACGTGCTGCCTCCGGAGCGGATGGCCGAGGCGCTGCTCCGCTACGTCCGCCAGCCCTACGTCCGCGACGGCGGCGGGGACGACGACGATTCCCGATCCGAAATCCCCCAATCCGACGGGGAGGACTTCGACCACATTCTCGAACTGATGCGGGCGCGGAGCCGCCACGACTACCGGGCCTACAAGACGCGCACGCTGGTGCGCCGCATCGAACGGCGCATGGGCATCCACCAGATCGACAGCATGCGCCACTACCGCGAGTTCCTGGGAACCCATCCCGGCGAGGTCGAGCAGCTGTCGCGCGACATCCTGATCAGCGTGACCCGCTTCTTCCGCGATCCGGAAGCCTTCGACGTCCTCAACGAGGTCATTCTCGGCCCGCTGGTGCGAAGCCGCAGCTCCGACCGGCCGATCCGGGTCTGGGTCCCCGGCTGCGCTACCGGCGAGGAGGTCTACTCCATCGCCATGCTTCTGATGGAAGCCTGCGCGGCGGCGAACCGATCCTGCGACGTCAAGGTGTTCGGCACCGACATCGACGTGCACGCGCTGGACGTCGCACGAACCGGCGTCTACCCGGAAACCATCGCGGTCGATGTCTCGGCGGAACGGCTGGCCCGCTTCTTCACCCGCGTCGATGCCGGTTACAAGGTCAACCGGACGCTGCGGGAAACGGTCACCTTCGCCGTTCAGAACATGATCAGCGATCCGCCCTTTTCCAATCTCGACCTGATCAGTTGCCGCAACGTCCTGATCTACATCGACCCGAAGGTCCAGCGGTCGATCCTCGACCTGTTTCATTTCGGCCTGGACGGCGGCGGCGGCCTCTTCCTGGGATCGGCCGAGACCATCGGTCACCGCACCGACCTGTTCGCGCCGCTGTCCAAGAAATGGCGCCTGTACCGCAAGCTCGGCAACGGCCGCCGGTACAGCCCAGCCCTGCCGCGGACCGTCGGCGTGCCGGTGGGGACGATCCCGGTGCCGCCCGTCACGGCGCGGGTCAGCCCGGCCGAGATCACCCGGCACGCGCTGCTGCTCGCCTATGCGCCCGCGGCCGTGCTGATCGACCAGCAGCACCGCATCCTCTACCTGTACGGCCCGACCAGCGATTTCCTCGACCTGCCGACCGGGGAGATGCCGCAGGACCTGATGGCCATGATGCGCGGCGACCTGCGCCTGAAGGTGCGCGGCGCCGTGAAGCGCGCCCTGGAGTCGGGGCAGCGGGTGACCGTCAGCAGGGTCCGGCAGACGCGGGGCGGCGTGCTGTCCCTGCTCACCGTCACCGTGGCCCCGGTCCGCCCGCCGCAGGCGCGGGAGGACCTGCTGCTGGTCACCTTCGTCCGGGACGCGGTGATGGAGCCGGCATCCCCGGCCGGCGGCGGGGGCGCCGACGACCTGCAGGCGTCCGTCGAAGCCTCCGTCGTCGAGCAGCTCGAACACGAGCTGAGGGTGACCCGCGAGGACCTGAGCGCCACCATTCTGGAGTTGGAGGCGTCGAACGAGGCCCTGCGCGTGGCCAACGAGGAGATCCTGTCGATCAACGAGGAGCTGCAATCCTCCAACGAGGAGATGGAAACCTCGAAGGAGGAGCTGCAGTCGCTGAACGAGGAACTCGGCACGCTCAACAGCCAGCTCCACGAGAAGGTCGACGAGCTGGAATCGGCGACCAACGACCTGACCAACCTGCTGACCAGCACCGACATCGCCACGCTGTTCCTGTCGCCCGATCTGCGGATCAAGCGCTTCACGGCCCCGGCGACGCGCCTGTTCTCGCTCATCCCGACGGACATCGGGCGGCCGATCACCGACGTGTCGCGCCATTTCAACGATCCGGAACTGATGGACGATGTCCGCAAGGTCCTCGACACCCTGTCGCCCCTGGAACGCGAGGTGCGGACCGAGAGCGGCAACACGCTGCTGCGCCGGGTCCATCCCTACCGCACGCAGGACAACCGGATCGAGGGGACGGTCATCACCTTCAGCGACGTCACGGCGCTGAAGCGCACCGCCGCCATCCTCGCCGGGCGGGTCCGGCAGCAGAAGCTGGTCGCCGACCTGGGCCGCAAGGCGTTGGGCGACGAGGCCATAGGCGCCCTGCTGCAGGCCGCCTCCAGCCTGATCGCCGAAACGTTCGGCGCCGACAGCGTCGGCATCTTCGTCACCTCGGGGGGTGGCGGGACGTTGCGGATGCTGGAGGGCTGCGGCTGGGACCAGTCCGGGACCGCGCCCCGCGGGGAGGTTCCGGGCGATCCCTCGTCGCACCTCGGCCAGATCCTCCGGTCCGGCCAGCCTTTCGTCGTCGGCGATTTCGCCACCGACCGGCGGGTGTCCGGCGGTCCACCCGCCCCCGGAATCGCCAGCGGCGTCGGCGTCGCCTTCGGCGGCGACGGCACGACGGCGCCGGCCGTCCTGGCGCTGTACAGCCGTCAGCCGAACCGGTTCGACGAAGACGACGTGGAGTTCGTGCAGGCCGTCGCCACCATCCTGGGCCTCGCCATGGAGCGGGCGGCCATCCAGGATACGGTGCGGACCGCCCGCGACTTCGCCGAATCCATCGTCGACACCGTGCGCGAGGCCCTGCTGGTGCTCGACGCCGGCCTGACGGTGGCGGCCGCCAGCCAGGCTTACTACCGCATGTTCGCCACCACGCCGGAGGCGACGCTGGGGCATCCGATGGGTGCGTTGGCCGACGGGCTGTTCCGGGACGCCGCGCTGGAAAGACGCCTGAAGGCGATGATCGCCGACGGCTCCACCATCGAGGCGCTGGAGATCACCGCCGGACACGACACCGAGGGGCCGCGCGCGCTGGAGATCAACGCCCGCCCGCTGAGCCGTTCGGAGCGCCCGCTCATCCTGCTGGGCATCGAGGACGTGACCGGACGCAACCGCGCCCGGCAGGCGCTGGACGCCGCCAAGGCGGTGGCGGAGCAGGCGAGCGCCGGCAAGACCCGTTTCCTGGCCGCCGCCAGCCACGACCTGCGCCAGCCCGTGCAGGCCGCGGTGCTGTTCCACCACCTGCTGTCCGGCCAGGATCTCCCGCCGGCCTCGGCGCGGCTGCTGACCAGCCTGGGCAACACCCTGACCGCCCTTCACCTGATGCTGGAGGAGATCCTGCACGTGTCGCGTCTGGACGCCGGCGTGGTCGACGTCCAGGCGAAGCCGTTCCGGCTGCGCACGCTGATCGGCCGCCTGGTCGAGGAGTTCGGGCCGCTCGCCGACGCCGCGGGACTGACGCTGCGTTCGGTCGACACCGGCGTCACCGTCCGCAGCGACCCGAAGCTGCTGGGCCGCATCCTCCAGAACCTCCTCGCCAACGCCGTGAAGTACACGGACCGCGGGCGCATCCTCATCGGATGCCGCCGTGCCGGCGGCGCGGTGCGCGTCCAGGTCTGGGACACCGGGCGGGGAATCCCCGAAGGGCAGCTCAAGGCGATCTTCGAGGAGTTCCATCAGGTCGGCAATCTCGGCCGCGACCGCCGCCAGGGGCTTGGCCTCGGCCTGTCGATCGTGGACCGTCTCGCCCTTCTGCTCCACCACCCGATCGGCGTGCGATCGGATCCGGGCCGGGGATCGGTCTTCGAAATCGTCGTTCCCCTCGCCGACGACGCCGAAGCGATGGAGGAGGCCGCCACCGAACCGCCGCTCGACGGCGCCGGGCGGCGTGTGCTGGTGATCGACGACGACCCCGTGGTGCTCGACAGCATCCGGCAGTATCTCGAACGGTATGAGTTCGACGTGTTCGGCGCGGTGGACCGGGCGGCGGCATTGGTGCTGTTCACCCGGCAGCGCCCGCCCGATCTGGTCATCGCCGACTACCGTCTCGCCGGTGCGGAAACCGGGGCGGATGCCATCAGGCATCTGAGGGACGCTTTCGGACTCGCCGTGCCGGGGATCATCCTGACCGGCGACACCTCGCCGGAACGCATCCGGGAGGCCAGCCGCAGCGGCTTCTCCCTGCTGCACAAGCCGATCGCCCCGCCGGATCTCGCGGCGGCCGTGCGGAATGCGTTGGCGGACGACGCAGCGGACGGCGACGCCACCCCCTGA
- a CDS encoding phasin family protein has product MADGTSPVHTIRSASDEAAAKTESPKTHSIRSASDEGATRSGKPEARQPHDQSARSFEGRKAQAGGGSAERATERAAQQFAAGGELAGRMVQDAAHPAEQNLTAAMGFGNAMTSRYEAACSEIVRYMQQAAQRQSEMMTDMLRARSPSDILLAGNRYMLGGLQAFLDANGRIARASAHTADEADRKRNRHPV; this is encoded by the coding sequence ATGGCCGACGGCACGTCCCCCGTTCACACGATCCGCAGCGCCAGCGACGAGGCAGCCGCGAAGACGGAAAGCCCCAAAACCCACAGCATCCGCAGCGCCAGCGACGAGGGGGCGACGAGGTCCGGCAAGCCCGAGGCCAGGCAGCCCCACGACCAGTCGGCCCGCTCTTTCGAAGGCCGGAAGGCACAAGCCGGCGGCGGCTCCGCCGAACGGGCGACCGAGCGGGCGGCCCAGCAATTCGCCGCCGGTGGCGAACTGGCTGGCCGCATGGTTCAGGACGCGGCCCATCCTGCCGAACAGAACCTCACGGCCGCCATGGGGTTCGGCAACGCCATGACCTCGCGCTATGAGGCGGCGTGCTCCGAGATCGTCCGGTACATGCAGCAAGCGGCCCAGCGCCAGAGCGAGATGATGACCGACATGCTCCGGGCGCGCAGCCCGAGCGACATCCTGCTCGCCGGGAACCGCTACATGCTTGGCGGGCTGCAAGCCTTCCTCGACGCCAACGGCCGCATCGCCCGGGCTTCGGCCCATACGGCAGACGAGGCGGATCGCAAGCGGAACCGGCACCCGGTCTGA